Proteins encoded by one window of Actinocorallia herbida:
- a CDS encoding Lrp/AsnC family transcriptional regulator, with translation MITAIVLIQTEVDQINEVAEAIVKLDGVSEVYSITGDHDLLAMVRVRHHDELAEVIPGRLNKVPGVVHTDTHIAFRTYSRHDLESVFSLGMPD, from the coding sequence TTGATTACCGCCATCGTGCTCATCCAGACGGAAGTGGACCAGATCAACGAGGTCGCCGAGGCCATCGTGAAACTGGACGGGGTCAGCGAGGTGTACTCGATCACCGGCGACCACGATCTGCTGGCCATGGTCCGGGTACGCCACCACGACGAACTCGCCGAGGTCATCCCCGGCCGGCTCAACAAGGTCCCCGGCGTCGTGCACACCGACACCCACATCGCTTTCCGGACCTACTCCCGGCACGACCTGGAGTCGGTCTTCTCCCTGGGCATGCCGGACTGA
- a CDS encoding C40 family peptidase, producing MRLASGLLATSVLAPGALIAVPAQAAAVEATTTEQKATKKKKKTWAQRKKIAQKALAWAKKKKGKPYVYGAAGPNSFDCSGLVGYVYRKAGVKLPRTTTSIYAHFGRKIKWKDLYPGDLVFFYGGRSHVGIVSKVSGNKVWMIHSPRTGDHVRQVLLDSYRKQNFNGAVRPY from the coding sequence GTGCGGCTCGCCTCCGGCCTGCTCGCCACATCGGTACTCGCCCCAGGAGCCCTCATCGCGGTTCCGGCGCAGGCAGCCGCGGTCGAAGCCACGACCACGGAGCAGAAGGCCACCAAGAAGAAAAAGAAGACCTGGGCCCAGCGCAAGAAGATCGCGCAGAAGGCCCTGGCCTGGGCGAAGAAGAAGAAGGGCAAGCCGTACGTCTACGGCGCGGCGGGCCCGAACTCCTTCGACTGCTCCGGACTGGTCGGCTACGTCTACCGCAAGGCGGGCGTGAAGCTGCCGAGGACCACCACCTCGATCTACGCCCACTTCGGGCGAAAGATCAAGTGGAAGGACCTCTACCCCGGAGACCTCGTCTTCTTCTACGGAGGCCGAAGCCATGTCGGCATCGTCTCCAAGGTGTCCGGCAACAAGGTGTGGATGATCCACTCTCCCCGCACCGGTGACCACGTTCGTCAGGTACTGCTCGACAGCTACCGCAAGCAGAACTTCAACGGAGCCGTGCGCCCCTACTAG
- a CDS encoding rhomboid family intramembrane serine protease, translating into MAIPLYDNQPTRRVPLVTYALIAANFVVFLLTPMAVFGNDHEDARSLACAQSVFVHEFGAIPRELTSDETVPLPPEVIAECGPRTYTKVPLLSAFSSMFLHSGWLHLLGNMIYLFVFGQATEDRLGRLRFLLFYLVCGLAAVYGFAITQPGAETPLIGASGAVAGVLGSHLAIHPRSRTIALVSGFLPFRLPAWVLLGQFFVLQWLSLGAADDVAYVAHIYGFAAGALFGLLARRPGAIARAAALASRR; encoded by the coding sequence GTGGCGATTCCCCTGTATGACAACCAGCCCACCAGGCGGGTCCCGCTCGTCACCTATGCCCTGATCGCCGCGAATTTCGTGGTCTTCCTGCTCACCCCGATGGCGGTCTTCGGCAACGACCACGAAGACGCGAGGTCGCTGGCCTGCGCGCAGTCGGTCTTCGTCCACGAGTTCGGCGCCATCCCCCGGGAGCTCACCTCCGACGAGACGGTCCCGCTGCCGCCCGAGGTGATCGCCGAGTGCGGGCCGCGGACCTATACCAAGGTGCCCCTGCTGTCGGCGTTCAGCTCGATGTTCCTGCACAGCGGCTGGCTGCACCTGCTGGGGAACATGATCTACCTGTTCGTCTTCGGCCAGGCCACCGAGGACCGCCTCGGCAGGCTCCGCTTCCTGCTGTTCTACCTGGTCTGCGGGCTCGCCGCCGTCTACGGGTTCGCGATCACCCAGCCGGGCGCGGAGACCCCCCTCATCGGGGCGTCCGGGGCCGTCGCGGGCGTTCTCGGCTCCCACCTGGCGATCCACCCGCGCTCCCGCACGATCGCCCTGGTCAGCGGGTTCCTGCCGTTCCGGCTCCCGGCCTGGGTGCTGCTCGGCCAGTTCTTCGTGCTCCAGTGGCTGAGCCTCGGCGCCGCCGACGATGTGGCCTACGTCGCGCACATCTACGGTTTCGCGGCCGGAGCCCTGTTCGGGCTCCTGGCCCGCAGGCCCGGCGCCATCGCCAGAGCCGCCGCCCTGGCGTCCCGCCGGTAG
- a CDS encoding NYN domain-containing protein, which translates to MTKSAQTERSGTITSDESLSGPLPEAVRRRVVDAAAEVLAALPADDVPFPLRRIVKFRPKARAREGGSVIAKQLDADAVFRAKVGDRLRESEPELAEALERGERPEGADAVQVAVAAYLLRPGGWPAHVEAARAELVRAAENARESQAVQEAAAMRERLEEARTAHAAETGRLRAELKDAKAEVADLRRKIGEERRTARDAVERAADLDEGRRADREESLSAFGALERELKAVRAKLGSAEAALESHRKAAREGRSIEDVRLRLLLDTLVDAAQGVRRELNLPSVISRPADHVAGAVEAGTAAHGRSLAEPDAQLFQELLMAPRAHLIVDGYNVTKTGYGELPLADQRARLISGLGGLYSQTHAEITAVFDGAQVEGHVAVQAPRGVRVLFSRPGQIADELIAELVQAEPPGRVFVVVSSDQEVAASARRAGGRTATAGLLLKRLGRF; encoded by the coding sequence GTGACAAAATCTGCACAGACCGAAAGGAGCGGGACCATCACTTCGGACGAGAGCCTCAGTGGGCCGCTGCCCGAGGCGGTGCGCCGCCGCGTGGTCGACGCCGCCGCCGAAGTGCTGGCCGCCCTGCCCGCCGACGACGTTCCCTTCCCGCTCAGGCGGATCGTGAAGTTCCGGCCGAAGGCACGCGCGCGCGAGGGCGGCTCGGTCATCGCCAAGCAGCTCGACGCCGACGCGGTCTTCCGCGCCAAGGTCGGCGACCGCCTGCGCGAGTCCGAGCCGGAGCTCGCCGAGGCGCTGGAGCGCGGGGAGCGCCCGGAGGGCGCCGACGCGGTGCAGGTCGCCGTGGCCGCCTATCTGCTGCGTCCCGGAGGGTGGCCCGCGCATGTGGAGGCGGCCAGGGCCGAGCTGGTCCGGGCCGCCGAGAACGCCCGCGAGTCCCAGGCCGTCCAGGAGGCCGCCGCGATGCGGGAGCGGCTGGAGGAGGCCCGGACGGCCCACGCGGCCGAGACGGGCAGGCTCAGGGCCGAGCTGAAGGACGCCAAGGCCGAGGTGGCGGATCTTCGCCGCAAGATCGGCGAGGAGCGCAGGACGGCCCGCGACGCGGTCGAGCGCGCGGCGGACCTCGATGAGGGGCGGCGGGCCGACCGCGAGGAGTCCCTGAGCGCGTTCGGCGCGCTGGAGCGGGAGCTGAAGGCGGTGCGGGCGAAGCTCGGCTCGGCCGAGGCGGCGCTGGAGTCCCACCGCAAGGCCGCCCGCGAGGGGCGCAGCATCGAGGACGTCAGGCTGCGGCTGCTGCTGGACACCCTCGTCGACGCCGCGCAGGGGGTGCGGCGCGAGCTGAACCTCCCCTCGGTCATCTCCCGGCCCGCCGACCATGTCGCGGGCGCGGTGGAGGCCGGGACCGCGGCGCACGGCAGGTCGCTGGCGGAGCCGGACGCCCAGCTCTTCCAGGAGCTGCTCATGGCGCCCCGCGCGCATCTGATCGTCGACGGCTACAACGTCACCAAGACCGGCTACGGCGAGCTGCCGCTGGCCGACCAGCGGGCCCGGCTGATCAGCGGGCTCGGCGGGCTGTACTCCCAGACGCACGCGGAGATCACCGCGGTCTTCGACGGCGCCCAGGTGGAGGGGCATGTCGCGGTGCAGGCGCCGCGCGGGGTCCGGGTGCTGTTCAGCAGGCCGGGGCAGATCGCCGACGAGCTGATCGCCGAACTCGTCCAGGCCGAGCCGCCGGGCAGGGTCTTCGTCGTCGTCTCCTCCGACCAGGAGGTCGCGGCGTCGGCGCGCCGCGCGGGCGGCAGGACCGCCACGGCGGGCCTTCTCCTCAAGCGCCTCGGCCGCTTCTGA
- a CDS encoding C40 family peptidase: MAVDTPKYRSLAVACLAAALVWSVPGAALAEPTQAEAQKKLDKLTEQVEQLVDKFNALNGDLKVAKRKLSSAKKAATREQKAYDDAREGVVQMAADAYKTGDISDITTLLSSGDPQDVLDQVSIFSHVTNQRGDKIKDFLASTQRMEREKGNAQDAFDKVNAKVKDIKDQKAVIDKAIDKQKDLVESLGGDTATTNGPVGGTYTGPASGPARTALDYAYKQLGKPYIYGGTGPTGYDCSGLTSKSWAAAGVAIPRTAASQYNYTASKRVSYENLQPGDLIFFSGLGHVGMYVGGGEMIHAPRTGKNVEIVTITSGYYRDRFVGGGRP, translated from the coding sequence GTGGCCGTAGACACTCCGAAGTACCGCAGCCTGGCCGTCGCCTGCCTGGCCGCCGCCCTCGTCTGGAGTGTCCCCGGGGCCGCCCTCGCCGAGCCGACCCAGGCCGAGGCGCAGAAGAAACTGGACAAGCTCACCGAGCAGGTCGAGCAGCTCGTCGACAAGTTCAACGCCCTGAACGGCGACCTCAAGGTCGCCAAGCGCAAGCTCTCCTCCGCGAAGAAGGCGGCGACCCGCGAGCAGAAGGCCTACGACGACGCGCGCGAGGGCGTCGTCCAGATGGCCGCCGACGCCTACAAGACCGGCGACATCAGCGACATCACCACGCTGCTGTCCTCCGGCGACCCGCAGGACGTCCTCGACCAGGTGTCGATCTTCTCCCACGTGACGAACCAGCGCGGCGACAAGATCAAGGACTTCCTCGCCTCCACCCAGCGGATGGAGCGCGAGAAGGGCAACGCCCAGGACGCCTTCGACAAGGTCAACGCCAAGGTCAAGGACATCAAGGACCAGAAGGCGGTGATCGACAAGGCCATCGACAAGCAGAAGGACCTCGTCGAGAGCCTCGGCGGCGACACCGCGACGACGAACGGCCCTGTCGGCGGCACCTACACCGGTCCGGCCAGCGGCCCCGCCCGCACCGCCCTGGACTACGCCTACAAGCAGCTCGGCAAGCCGTACATCTACGGTGGGACGGGCCCCACGGGCTACGACTGCTCCGGCCTGACCTCGAAGTCCTGGGCCGCGGCGGGCGTCGCGATCCCGCGCACCGCCGCCTCGCAGTACAACTACACCGCCAGCAAGCGCGTCTCCTACGAGAACCTCCAGCCCGGCGACCTGATCTTCTTCAGCGGGCTCGGCCACGTCGGCATGTACGTCGGCGGCGGCGAGATGATCCACGCCCCCCGTACGGGCAAGAACGTGGAGATCGTCACCATTACCTCCGGCTACTACCGCGACCGCTTCGTCGGCGGCGGCCGGCCGTAG
- a CDS encoding ubiquinol-cytochrome c reductase iron-sulfur subunit, whose protein sequence is MSDETNENSAPERVIGTPATAPAGKVLVADDEAGPAAVSFELDERKAKKAERIVATLFLLAFAASVGFMVYFIGWSGRDGGMHGIDRAQESNLWLGGLMTLAFLALAAGVTVWFRRLMTSVPIEQERHDLATDEATRASFARDFQQGALDSGFTKRPLLRRTLLLAAAPLGLAPLFLLRDLGPLPEKRLRSTWWGDAVEKAKAEGKKGVRIVVDGTNAPLKASDFNSPGGMITVLPEGIHEEGEEALTLIAKASTILVNIEPDLIKPVKGRENWTVNGIIAYSKICTHVGCPAALYEQTTHRILCPCHQSTFDATDGAKVVFGPAARALPQLPLGVDDEGYLIATGDYPEPIGPSFWERG, encoded by the coding sequence ATGAGCGACGAAACCAACGAGAACTCAGCGCCCGAGCGCGTGATCGGCACGCCGGCCACCGCTCCGGCCGGCAAGGTGCTGGTCGCGGACGACGAGGCCGGACCCGCCGCGGTCAGCTTCGAACTCGACGAGCGCAAGGCCAAGAAGGCCGAGCGCATCGTCGCCACGCTGTTCCTGCTCGCCTTCGCCGCGAGCGTCGGCTTCATGGTCTACTTCATCGGCTGGAGCGGCCGCGACGGCGGCATGCACGGCATCGACCGGGCCCAGGAGTCGAACCTGTGGCTCGGCGGCCTGATGACGCTGGCGTTCCTGGCCCTGGCCGCGGGCGTCACCGTCTGGTTCCGCCGGCTCATGACCAGCGTGCCGATCGAGCAGGAGCGGCACGACCTCGCGACCGACGAGGCGACCCGCGCGTCCTTCGCGCGCGACTTCCAGCAGGGCGCGCTCGACAGCGGGTTCACCAAGCGCCCGCTGCTGCGCCGCACGCTGCTGCTGGCCGCCGCGCCGCTCGGCCTCGCGCCGCTGTTCCTGCTGCGCGACCTCGGTCCGCTGCCGGAGAAGCGCCTGCGCAGCACCTGGTGGGGCGACGCGGTGGAGAAGGCCAAGGCCGAGGGCAAGAAGGGCGTCCGGATCGTCGTCGACGGCACCAACGCCCCGCTCAAGGCCTCGGACTTCAACTCGCCGGGCGGCATGATCACCGTGCTGCCGGAGGGCATCCACGAGGAGGGCGAGGAGGCGCTGACACTCATCGCGAAGGCGTCGACCATCCTGGTCAACATCGAGCCGGACCTCATCAAGCCGGTCAAGGGCCGTGAGAACTGGACCGTCAACGGGATCATCGCGTACTCCAAGATCTGCACGCACGTCGGCTGCCCCGCGGCCCTGTACGAGCAGACCACGCACCGCATCCTGTGCCCGTGCCACCAGTCGACCTTCGACGCGACCGACGGCGCCAAGGTCGTCTTCGGCCCCGCGGCCCGCGCGCTGCCGCAGCTTCCGCTCGGCGTCGACGACGAGGGCTACCTGATCGCGACCGGTGACTACCCCGAGCCCATCGGGCCCAGCTTCTGGGAGCGTGGCTGA
- a CDS encoding cytochrome b, producing MAEESLPKAVAGPLNFVDDRLGTVGFMKRNVKKVFPDHWSFLLGEIALYSFIILLLSGVFLTLWFKPSMMEVHYDGSYGPLQGVLMSEAYASTLHITFDIRGGLLMRQIHHWAAILFMASLMVHMLRVFFTGAYRKPREINWLIGLGLFTLGMLEGLFGYSLPDDLLSGTGLRITQGVLEAIPVVGTYGYMFLFGGEFPGTDIIPRMFTLHILLIPGIILALVTAHMMIMWHQKHTQMPGTGGTETKVTGYPFYPVFMAKAGAYFLYTFGVIALLGTFAQINPIWLFGPYDPSAISAGSQPDFYMGVLEGSLRLMPNWEITAWGHTLSLNVLIPALVPLGIIFTGAGVWPWLERWITGDHRVHHVNDRPRNAPTRTGLGIAMVTFYGLMWLAGANDVLADKFHLSLYSTTWFFRFAIFIGPVIAFIVTKRICLGLQRSDAATMAHGYESGTIVMSPDGEFSELHKEPAASEKARMLSKEEPKAPLPAVDANGVPAKGTKGPLGHLRTRLAMWYNADSIPVEGDGDPHHHGHGELGHEEQQKELTH from the coding sequence ATGGCAGAAGAGAGCCTGCCCAAGGCGGTCGCAGGACCGCTGAACTTCGTGGACGACCGTCTCGGCACGGTCGGCTTCATGAAGCGGAACGTCAAGAAGGTCTTTCCCGACCACTGGTCGTTCCTGCTGGGCGAGATCGCCCTGTACTCGTTCATCATCCTGCTGCTGAGCGGTGTGTTCCTCACGCTCTGGTTCAAGCCGAGCATGATGGAAGTGCACTACGACGGCTCCTACGGGCCGCTGCAGGGCGTGCTGATGTCCGAGGCGTACGCCTCGACCCTGCACATCACGTTCGACATCCGCGGTGGTCTGCTCATGCGGCAGATCCACCACTGGGCGGCCATCCTGTTCATGGCCTCGCTCATGGTGCACATGCTCCGCGTGTTCTTCACCGGCGCGTACCGCAAGCCGCGTGAGATCAACTGGCTGATCGGCCTGGGCCTGTTCACGCTCGGCATGCTCGAGGGCCTGTTCGGCTACTCACTGCCGGACGACCTGCTCTCCGGCACCGGTCTGCGGATCACCCAGGGCGTGCTCGAGGCCATCCCGGTCGTCGGCACGTACGGGTACATGTTCCTGTTCGGCGGCGAGTTCCCCGGCACGGACATCATCCCGCGCATGTTCACCCTGCACATCCTGCTGATCCCGGGCATCATCCTGGCGCTGGTGACGGCGCACATGATGATCATGTGGCACCAGAAGCACACCCAGATGCCGGGCACCGGCGGCACCGAGACCAAGGTGACGGGCTACCCGTTCTACCCGGTCTTCATGGCCAAGGCCGGCGCGTACTTCCTGTACACCTTCGGTGTCATCGCGCTGCTCGGCACGTTCGCCCAGATCAACCCGATCTGGCTGTTCGGCCCGTACGACCCGTCGGCCATCTCGGCCGGATCCCAGCCCGACTTCTACATGGGCGTGCTGGAAGGGTCGCTGCGGCTCATGCCGAACTGGGAGATCACCGCCTGGGGCCACACGCTGAGCCTCAACGTGCTGATCCCGGCGCTGGTGCCGCTCGGCATCATCTTCACCGGGGCGGGCGTCTGGCCGTGGCTGGAGCGCTGGATCACCGGCGACCACCGGGTGCACCACGTCAACGACCGGCCGCGCAACGCGCCCACCCGTACCGGCCTCGGTATCGCGATGGTGACGTTCTACGGCCTGATGTGGCTCGCCGGCGCCAACGACGTGCTGGCCGACAAGTTCCACCTGTCGCTGTACTCGACGACCTGGTTCTTCCGGTTCGCCATCTTCATCGGCCCGGTCATCGCGTTCATCGTCACCAAGCGGATCTGCCTGGGCCTCCAGCGCAGTGACGCCGCGACGATGGCGCACGGCTACGAGTCCGGCACCATCGTGATGAGCCCGGACGGCGAGTTCTCCGAGCTGCACAAGGAGCCGGCCGCGTCGGAGAAGGCGAGGATGCTGTCCAAGGAGGAGCCGAAGGCTCCGCTGCCCGCGGTCGACGCCAACGGCGTCCCGGCCAAGGGCACCAAGGGCCCGCTCGGGCACCTGCGGACGCGTCTTGCCATGTGGTACAACGCCGACTCGATCCCGGTCGAGGGCGACGGCGACCCGCACCACCACGGGCACGGCGAACTCGGTCACGAAGAGCAGCAGAAAGAGCTGACGCACTGA
- a CDS encoding transposase: protein MRTRLKGLTARDEEVLRRVGAHLGSLASRDLKVRCGDGLGHSARRWAERKREPTAGSSSRWAGAITKASHDQWALARRSQTSHITTLDAAITTITGRLALPVGQKGARGVPGGYRSAAEWFGKSRRLTVLKQRRQQVAADRADGRVRVVRGGKALARGRHQLEAAGMSEERWEAARWFLSADGETGKRYGNETLRVTPDGQVSIKLPAPPAGLANAPHGRYTLAARACFAHRGREWADRVEADRAVAYRIHLDPARDRWYVDASWQRTPARVVPLEAALAAGVVGVDTNADHLAAWHLNTRGNPIGRPRRFSYDLSGSAPHRDAQLRHALTRLLHWTRHLGVAAIAIEDLDFTDVKTRERHGRRRLRQVVHGIPTGRLKARLVSMAAEQGIALVAVDAAYTSRWGARYWQQATSTRKIKTSRHEAASLVIGRRAQGHGARRRTAPPPHHQSDDAGHRTVQARHHDPRREEPRPARTGGRTRSAAPPGA from the coding sequence GTGCGGACCCGTCTGAAAGGCCTCACCGCCCGGGACGAGGAGGTGCTGCGTCGGGTCGGCGCGCATCTGGGATCGCTGGCGTCCCGGGACCTCAAGGTCCGCTGCGGTGACGGGCTGGGCCACAGCGCACGGCGGTGGGCCGAGCGCAAACGGGAGCCGACCGCGGGATCGTCATCGAGGTGGGCGGGCGCGATCACGAAGGCCTCCCATGATCAGTGGGCGCTGGCCCGCCGCTCCCAGACCTCCCACATCACGACCCTCGACGCCGCCATCACCACGATCACTGGTCGGCTTGCTCTGCCGGTCGGGCAGAAGGGCGCTCGGGGCGTGCCGGGAGGGTACCGGTCAGCAGCGGAGTGGTTCGGCAAGTCCCGTCGCCTCACGGTGCTGAAGCAGCGCCGGCAGCAGGTCGCAGCGGACAGGGCCGACGGCCGGGTACGGGTGGTGCGGGGCGGAAAGGCACTCGCTCGTGGCCGGCATCAACTGGAGGCCGCCGGGATGAGTGAGGAGCGGTGGGAGGCGGCCCGCTGGTTCCTGTCCGCGGATGGCGAGACCGGCAAGCGGTACGGCAACGAGACCCTGCGCGTCACTCCCGATGGGCAGGTGTCGATCAAGCTGCCCGCCCCGCCGGCCGGTCTCGCCAACGCCCCCCACGGCCGGTACACGCTGGCCGCCCGCGCCTGCTTCGCCCATCGGGGCCGGGAGTGGGCGGATCGGGTCGAGGCGGACCGGGCGGTGGCCTACCGCATCCACCTCGACCCCGCCCGAGACCGCTGGTACGTGGACGCATCCTGGCAGCGGACGCCCGCGCGAGTGGTCCCGCTGGAGGCCGCGCTGGCTGCTGGTGTGGTCGGGGTCGACACCAACGCCGACCACCTCGCCGCCTGGCACCTCAACACCCGCGGCAACCCGATCGGAAGGCCCCGCCGGTTCTCCTACGACCTGTCGGGCAGCGCCCCGCATCGGGACGCGCAGCTCCGCCACGCCCTCACCCGACTGCTGCACTGGACCCGGCACCTTGGCGTGGCGGCGATCGCCATCGAGGACCTCGACTTCACCGACGTCAAAACCCGCGAGAGGCACGGCAGACGGCGCCTGCGGCAGGTCGTCCACGGCATCCCGACGGGCCGCTTGAAGGCCCGGCTGGTGTCGATGGCCGCCGAACAAGGGATCGCGTTGGTGGCGGTGGACGCGGCCTACACCAGCCGGTGGGGAGCGCGGTATTGGCAGCAGGCCACCAGCACGCGCAAGATCAAGACCAGCCGTCATGAGGCAGCGAGTCTCGTGATCGGACGGCGCGCCCAAGGCCATGGCGCCCGGCGACGGACGGCACCGCCCCCACACCACCAGAGCGATGATGCGGGGCATCGGACCGTCCAGGCCCGGCACCACGACCCCAGGCGTGAGGAACCCCGCCCCGCCCGGACCGGAGGGCGGACACGATCCGCCGCTCCACCGGGCGCGTGA
- a CDS encoding DEDD exonuclease domain-containing protein has translation MQILSHAAHTVPTMQGVQGTLDDLGTPLAEVTFTVVDLETTGGSADECGITEIGAVKVRGGAVIGELGTLVDCGLPIPPFISVLTGITQQMVVGAPRVPEVLASFLEFARGTVLVAHNAPFDVGFLKAACARHGYAWPAFPVLDTADLARRVLTREEVPDRKLGTLARFFRASTVPDHRALADARATVDVLHGLLERLGAFGVASLEEAKSFAKAPTKEQQAKRHLADAVPSGPGVYLFEDASGEILYIGKSGDLRTRVRSYFTASETRGRVREMVGIAERVRTIPCPTALEAEIRELRLIAAHKPRYNRRSKFPERAIWLKLTDEAFPRLSVVRECRSDEAAYLGPFPSAGSAEEARAALYETTPLRQCNQPLTERRIAAGKTHTCALPELGRCGSPCDGRETPEAYAGHVALARAAMTGDAGPVVRAARGRIDRLAGELRYEEAAQRRDRLAAFLRAAWRAQRFAALAACPELVAARPGPSGGWELAVIRRGRLAATGVIPPGAPRYRPYVDACVATAETVLDGPQRFAAGPEEMDCVLRWLESPGVRLVEVTGVWSCPVGGAEGMRAWIDGAYGDPKPYAGRRGDSPV, from the coding sequence GTGCAGATTTTGTCACACGCGGCCCATACGGTGCCGACCATGCAAGGCGTTCAAGGCACCCTCGACGACCTCGGCACCCCGCTGGCCGAGGTCACCTTCACCGTCGTCGACCTGGAGACCACCGGCGGCTCCGCCGACGAGTGCGGCATCACCGAGATCGGCGCGGTCAAGGTCAGGGGCGGCGCGGTCATCGGTGAGCTCGGCACCCTCGTGGACTGCGGGCTGCCCATTCCCCCGTTCATCTCCGTGCTCACGGGGATCACGCAGCAGATGGTCGTCGGCGCCCCCCGGGTGCCGGAAGTCCTCGCCTCCTTCCTCGAGTTCGCGCGCGGCACCGTCCTCGTGGCCCACAACGCGCCCTTCGACGTGGGCTTCCTCAAGGCGGCCTGCGCCCGGCACGGATACGCCTGGCCCGCCTTCCCCGTCCTGGACACCGCCGATCTGGCCCGGCGCGTCCTCACCCGCGAGGAGGTGCCCGACCGCAAGCTCGGCACCCTCGCCCGCTTCTTCCGGGCCTCCACCGTCCCCGACCACCGCGCCCTGGCCGACGCCCGCGCCACGGTCGACGTGCTGCACGGGCTGCTGGAGCGGCTCGGCGCCTTCGGCGTCGCCTCCCTGGAGGAGGCCAAGTCCTTCGCCAAGGCGCCCACCAAGGAGCAGCAGGCCAAGCGGCACCTGGCCGACGCCGTGCCGTCCGGGCCCGGCGTCTATCTCTTCGAGGACGCCTCCGGGGAGATCCTCTACATCGGCAAGAGCGGCGACCTGCGCACCCGGGTGCGGTCGTACTTCACCGCGAGCGAGACCCGCGGCCGCGTCCGGGAGATGGTCGGGATCGCCGAGCGGGTGCGGACCATCCCCTGCCCGACCGCGCTGGAGGCCGAGATCCGCGAGCTGCGCCTCATCGCCGCGCACAAACCCCGCTACAACCGCCGCTCGAAGTTCCCCGAGCGGGCGATCTGGCTGAAGCTCACCGACGAAGCGTTCCCCCGGCTGTCCGTCGTGCGCGAGTGCCGGTCCGACGAGGCGGCCTACCTCGGGCCCTTCCCGTCCGCCGGGTCCGCGGAAGAGGCGCGGGCCGCCCTGTACGAGACCACGCCGCTGCGCCAGTGCAACCAGCCGCTGACCGAGCGCCGGATCGCCGCGGGCAAGACGCACACCTGCGCGCTCCCCGAGCTGGGCCGCTGCGGCTCGCCCTGCGACGGCCGCGAGACCCCCGAGGCGTACGCCGGCCACGTCGCGCTGGCCCGCGCGGCGATGACGGGCGACGCGGGGCCGGTCGTGCGCGCGGCCCGCGGCAGGATCGACCGGCTGGCGGGCGAACTGCGCTACGAGGAGGCCGCGCAGCGGCGCGACAGGCTCGCGGCGTTCCTGCGGGCCGCCTGGCGGGCCCAGCGGTTCGCCGCCCTCGCCGCCTGCCCGGAACTCGTCGCGGCGCGCCCGGGGCCGTCCGGCGGCTGGGAGCTCGCCGTGATCCGGCGGGGGCGGCTGGCCGCCACCGGCGTCATCCCGCCCGGCGCGCCCCGCTACCGGCCCTACGTCGACGCCTGCGTGGCGACGGCCGAGACCGTGCTGGACGGCCCTCAGCGCTTCGCTGCGGGCCCGGAGGAGATGGACTGCGTCCTGCGGTGGCTGGAGTCCCCGGGCGTCCGCCTGGTGGAGGTGACGGGGGTGTGGAGCTGCCCGGTCGGCGGCGCGGAAGGCATGCGGGCGTGGATCGACGGTGCCTACGGGGACCCGAAGCCCTACGCTGGCCGACGTGGCGATTCCCCTGTATGA
- a CDS encoding CHAP domain-containing protein: protein MSGRHAKQTALTLKLTGGFLAASLLGSTFGAAAHANTVEENTKTSSEVTASALNLAGLSGVSKGGLSAIQVKLDDKSKASSSTTSEDRAGAQSSRDSDEKQAIAGVTAKQFVAEAKTQLGQSEDASGETKFGEWYADTDRAGETVARDGGSRSAYLDAEWCNMFVSWVAEQTGMKDTVGQDAWTVAHAKWFKEEGRWGTTPKPGAIVFFNWNGEKDLDSIVHVGIVDHVDDDGTIHTVEGNTGNKVQEKVRDASQIVGYGYPEYKS from the coding sequence ATGTCCGGTCGTCACGCCAAGCAGACCGCCCTGACCCTCAAGCTCACCGGTGGCTTCCTCGCCGCCAGCCTCCTCGGCAGCACCTTCGGCGCCGCAGCGCACGCCAACACGGTCGAGGAGAATACGAAGACCTCCTCGGAGGTCACCGCCTCCGCGCTGAACCTCGCCGGCCTCAGCGGCGTCAGCAAGGGCGGCCTGTCGGCCATCCAGGTCAAGCTGGACGACAAGTCCAAGGCCTCGTCGAGCACCACCTCCGAGGACCGCGCCGGCGCCCAGAGCTCGCGTGACAGCGACGAGAAGCAGGCCATCGCGGGCGTCACCGCCAAGCAGTTCGTCGCCGAGGCCAAGACCCAGCTGGGCCAGTCCGAGGACGCCAGCGGCGAGACCAAGTTCGGCGAGTGGTACGCCGACACCGACCGGGCCGGCGAGACCGTGGCCCGCGACGGAGGCAGCCGCTCCGCCTACCTCGACGCCGAGTGGTGCAACATGTTCGTCTCCTGGGTCGCCGAGCAGACCGGCATGAAGGACACCGTCGGCCAGGACGCCTGGACCGTCGCGCACGCGAAGTGGTTCAAGGAAGAGGGCCGCTGGGGCACCACCCCGAAGCCCGGCGCCATCGTGTTCTTCAACTGGAACGGTGAGAAGGACCTCGACAGCATCGTGCACGTCGGCATCGTCGACCACGTCGACGACGACGGCACCATCCACACCGTCGAGGGCAACACCGGCAACAAGGTCCAGGAGAAGGTCCGGGACGCCAGCCAGATCGTCGGGTACGGCTACCCCGAGTACAAGAGCTGA